A window of Candidatus Margulisiibacteriota bacterium genomic DNA:
ACTTCTCTTATACTTAAAAATACCATCGTCTCCACCATACCCACCACCCAAGATGAAATTCTTAAGTCCTTTTTCCTTAGCCCACTTAATAATTTCGTATTTCAAAAAGTCGTTGGGGCGCATATGGAAGAAAACATGGTCAGTACCACCCAAAAACGAATAGCAGTTTTCGCTTCCGTATAAGACAAGTTCAGTCGAGATGACAGAACCTTCATTCAGAACGTGTAAATAGATATAATTGCCCGTCATAC
This region includes:
- a CDS encoding GNAT family N-acetyltransferase, with protein sequence MTGNYIYLHVLNEGSVISTELVLYGSENCYSFLGGTDHVFFHMRPNDFLKYEIIKWAKEKGLKNFILGGGYGGDDGIFKYKRSFSPNGMCDFYIGKKIFDKEKYKTLTDMRIKKENFEENSNFFPEYRR